The proteins below are encoded in one region of Ferroplasma acidiphilum:
- a CDS encoding mevalonate-3-phosphate 5-kinase, whose protein sequence is MIPVILIGGIPGVGKTSLSGFISREFNINIILSGDYLREFLRPYADNPAMGESVYNAYRIYGEKNEENIIKGYLNQSEFMYKGINAVLRRSIDNGEPLILETLYFNPEMIASDIRNKIIMIYIHIPDKSLHGNRLKERIDYTHFNSPGERLVEQLPVYSVIEKYSMDHCGDDVFIVDNTDFPITKNTLINYIKGQINH, encoded by the coding sequence ATGATTCCGGTTATATTGATTGGCGGCATTCCCGGTGTTGGAAAAACAAGCTTATCTGGTTTTATAAGCAGGGAATTTAATATAAATATAATACTTTCAGGCGATTATCTCAGGGAATTTTTGAGGCCTTACGCAGATAACCCGGCAATGGGAGAAAGCGTCTATAATGCTTACAGGATATATGGAGAAAAGAATGAGGAAAATATAATAAAAGGATATCTTAACCAGTCAGAATTTATGTATAAAGGAATAAATGCAGTTTTGCGCCGGTCAATAGATAACGGAGAGCCGCTAATACTTGAAACATTATATTTTAATCCGGAAATGATTGCCAGTGATATTAGGAATAAAATAATTATGATTTATATACATATTCCGGACAAATCTTTGCATGGCAACAGGCTTAAAGAGAGAATAGACTACACACACTTTAACTCACCTGGAGAACGGCTTGTTGAGCAATTGCCAGTATACAGTGTAATAGAAAAGTATTCTATGGATCACTGCGGGGATGATGTTTTCATTGTTGATAATACTGATTTTCCTATTACAAAAAACACATTAATAAAT
- a CDS encoding superoxide dismutase: MATETWEVKENAKPRGLDGISDKQIDYHFDVHYKGYVSKLNEIWSKLPDVDLTKANQNYSDLREMKLEETFNYDGSMLHEYYFESLSKDHVAMPESVKAQIEKDFGSYEKFVALFKATGTAFRGWAHLVFDLNCGKLRVLGADIHNASAIWNALMILPLDVYEHAYYTDYGAKRAPYLDAFMNNVNWKVVEKRLDRAKRTYEAFKKD; the protein is encoded by the coding sequence ATGGCGACAGAAACTTGGGAAGTAAAGGAAAATGCAAAACCTAGAGGATTAGACGGCATATCAGATAAACAGATAGACTACCACTTTGATGTCCATTATAAGGGATATGTATCAAAGCTCAATGAAATATGGTCAAAGTTGCCAGATGTTGACCTTACAAAGGCAAACCAGAATTACAGTGACCTTAGAGAAATGAAACTGGAAGAAACCTTCAACTACGATGGATCAATGCTTCATGAGTACTATTTCGAATCCTTAAGCAAGGATCATGTTGCAATGCCTGAATCAGTAAAGGCACAGATAGAGAAGGATTTTGGAAGCTATGAGAAATTCGTGGCACTGTTCAAAGCAACAGGAACTGCATTCAGGGGATGGGCACATCTTGTGTTTGACCTTAACTGTGGAAAACTTAGGGTTCTCGGTGCCGATATACATAATGCATCTGCAATATGGAATGCATTGATGATACTGCCACTTGATGTTTACGAACATGCATACTATACAGATTACGGAGCAAAGAGAGCACCATATCTTGACGCATTCATGAACAATGTCAACTGGAAGGTTGTTGAGAAAAGGCTTGACAGGGCAAAGAGAACATACGAAGCTTTTAAGAAGGATTAA
- a CDS encoding N-glycosylase/DNA lyase codes for MIKNDELSIKIMESKLLYSKKINERVIDFINMGKSRNDSLFMELCFCILTANTSAEMGIRTQRMIMDGFIEYSMEQLSEELKKAKYRFYNKRAGYIINARFIRKNIKKLISSMEHFTLREYLVNNVKGLGYKEASHFLRNIGIFDFAILDKHILQLLFDYGYTKDMKLNSRADYLEKEKIFNSIASDYNIQPGIMDLYLWQIATGKILK; via the coding sequence ATGATTAAAAACGATGAGTTGTCCATTAAGATAATGGAATCCAAACTATTATACAGTAAAAAGATAAATGAAAGGGTCATAGATTTTATAAATATGGGAAAATCACGCAATGATTCACTCTTCATGGAATTGTGCTTCTGCATACTTACAGCAAATACATCTGCTGAAATGGGCATCAGGACCCAGAGAATGATTATGGATGGGTTTATAGAATATAGCATGGAACAGTTAAGTGAAGAACTTAAAAAGGCTAAATATAGATTTTATAACAAAAGGGCTGGATATATTATAAATGCAAGATTTATCCGTAAAAATATAAAAAAATTAATCTCTTCCATGGAACATTTCACACTCAGGGAATATCTGGTAAATAATGTCAAGGGTCTCGGGTACAAAGAGGCTTCACATTTCCTGAGAAATATAGGGATATTTGATTTTGCTATTCTGGACAAGCATATTTTGCAACTTTTATTTGATTATGGATATACTAAGGATATGAAATTGAATTCAAGGGCAGACTATCTGGAAAAGGAAAAAATATTTAATTCCATAGCCAGTGACTACAATATACAGCCAGGAATAATGGATTTATATTTATGGCAAATTGCAACAGGAAAAATATTGAAATGA
- a CDS encoding tRNA sulfurtransferase, with translation MFIVRYSEIGLKGNKTRRNMEKLLIENIISSLPEDSGLKYKKSDGRIYLYSDSPELMNILPDIFGVKSFSRANEYTFNTIEDIVTRCVENYYSYVKNKTFAVRVTRKGTHNFTSKDLEIAIGNKLYDNSSGVNLESPEAPIYIEVRDKNFYTFTEKMEGPGGLPLKSEGIAISLFSGGIDSPVATFMVMKRGMATDLLFCSLAHPSDTLYMLKAARNLLFRYSYGYNSNIYILDGTSLITGILRNPEQKYANLIFKKLLYSYAEGLCQENDYDAIVTGESIGQVSSQIPKNLKSLSYGINTPLFRPLIGFDKEETINYSKRKGLYMDESIGEFCSLFSKNPGINTAYRDLKPEVEKFPLKEILHEIIKIKKDEIDDYVNSINNSKSDTIPENSIIIDLRDNKDFDLWHVPGAINMPVSSIDSLAESGNPDKNYFFYCKKGLNSAYAASIMRSHGYNSFYSTEKDIKKMDAIKN, from the coding sequence ATGTTCATTGTAAGGTATTCAGAGATAGGCCTTAAGGGAAATAAAACGAGGAGGAATATGGAAAAACTCCTTATTGAAAACATTATATCATCATTGCCGGAGGATTCTGGCCTGAAATACAAAAAGAGTGATGGAAGGATTTATTTATATTCAGATAGCCCGGAATTAATGAATATTCTGCCAGATATTTTCGGTGTTAAATCATTTTCCAGGGCTAATGAGTATACATTCAACACCATTGAAGATATAGTAACACGCTGCGTTGAAAACTATTATAGCTACGTAAAAAATAAAACTTTTGCTGTAAGGGTAACCAGAAAGGGAACGCATAATTTTACATCTAAGGACCTGGAAATTGCCATTGGAAATAAGTTATACGATAATTCTTCCGGTGTAAACCTGGAAAGCCCGGAAGCGCCCATATATATCGAAGTACGGGACAAAAATTTCTATACATTTACAGAAAAGATGGAAGGCCCGGGAGGATTGCCATTAAAATCCGAAGGGATAGCAATTTCACTGTTTTCTGGAGGCATCGACTCTCCTGTGGCTACATTTATGGTTATGAAGCGTGGCATGGCAACAGACCTGCTTTTCTGCTCCCTGGCGCACCCCTCAGATACACTGTACATGCTTAAGGCAGCAAGAAACCTTTTATTCCGGTATTCTTACGGGTATAACAGCAATATATACATACTGGACGGGACCTCGTTGATAACCGGAATTCTGCGAAATCCGGAACAGAAATATGCAAACCTTATCTTCAAAAAGCTTCTTTATTCATATGCAGAGGGGCTTTGCCAGGAAAATGATTATGATGCCATTGTGACAGGAGAATCTATCGGGCAGGTTTCATCCCAGATTCCAAAAAACCTCAAATCACTTTCCTACGGTATCAATACTCCACTATTCCGCCCATTAATAGGCTTTGACAAGGAAGAAACAATAAACTATTCAAAAAGAAAGGGGCTGTATATGGACGAATCCATAGGGGAATTCTGTTCATTGTTTTCAAAAAACCCGGGAATAAATACGGCTTATAGAGATTTGAAGCCAGAAGTTGAGAAATTTCCTTTAAAGGAAATATTGCACGAAATAATAAAAATAAAGAAAGACGAAATTGATGATTATGTCAATTCAATAAATAACAGTAAAAGTGATACGATACCGGAAAACAGCATAATTATAGACCTCAGAGATAATAAGGATTTTGATCTATGGCACGTTCCCGGGGCAATAAATATGCCTGTAAGTTCCATAGATTCGCTGGCTGAATCAGGAAATCCTGATAAAAATTACTTTTTCTATTGCAAAAAGGGGCTTAACAGTGCTTATGCAGCATCAATTATGAGATCCCACGGATACAATTCATTTTATTCAACTGAAAAGGACATTAAAAAAATGGATGCTATCAAAAATTAA
- a CDS encoding NADPH-dependent FMN reductase → METIKIAGFGGSLRKESYSRYLLENAVGLMPENSKLEILDIKNFPLMNQDEENNYPENVKKFKRQIKESDGVLMVTPEYNYSIPGYLKNVLDVASRPYGDNPFNGKPVAIMSSSIGMLGGSRAQYHLRQVCVFLDMIPVNTPEVFLTFAQDKFDEKGKLKDEMTAKFAGQLLQNLVNLARQLKK, encoded by the coding sequence ATGGAAACAATAAAAATAGCAGGATTTGGAGGTAGCTTGAGGAAAGAGTCATACTCCAGGTATTTGCTTGAGAACGCCGTTGGATTGATGCCTGAGAATTCTAAACTTGAAATACTGGACATAAAGAATTTTCCTTTAATGAACCAGGATGAGGAGAACAATTACCCGGAAAATGTAAAAAAGTTTAAGAGGCAGATTAAGGAATCTGATGGAGTTTTGATGGTTACTCCAGAATACAATTACTCAATCCCCGGATATTTAAAAAATGTTTTAGATGTTGCTTCGAGGCCATATGGTGATAATCCTTTCAATGGAAAGCCTGTAGCCATTATGAGTTCATCAATAGGCATGCTGGGCGGTTCAAGGGCACAGTACCACCTCCGCCAGGTTTGTGTATTCCTTGATATGATTCCTGTAAATACACCTGAAGTTTTTCTAACATTTGCACAGGATAAATTCGATGAAAAAGGCAAGCTTAAGGATGAGATGACAGCTAAATTTGCCGGGCAGTTGCTACAGAACCTTGTAAATCTTGCCAGGCAGCTAAAAAAATAA
- a CDS encoding MTH1187 family thiamine-binding protein: MIIADVTFYPIGKGVSVGDTIEKVVSRLKNNNSIKCYPNSMATVIECSNIDILMDAIKDAEKFIENMGFPRVETILRIDSRTDVENSVERKMKYVS; the protein is encoded by the coding sequence ATGATCATAGCGGATGTGACATTTTATCCAATTGGAAAAGGAGTTTCTGTGGGCGATACTATAGAGAAGGTTGTTAGCCGGTTAAAGAATAATAATTCAATTAAATGCTATCCAAATAGCATGGCTACTGTAATTGAATGCAGTAATATTGATATTTTAATGGATGCGATAAAGGATGCTGAAAAGTTTATTGAAAATATGGGTTTTCCCAGGGTAGAGACTATATTAAGAATTGATAGCAGAACCGATGTAGAAAACTCAGTTGAAAGAAAAATGAAATATGTCAGCTAA
- a CDS encoding mandelate racemase/muconate lactonizing enzyme family protein, with protein sequence METIKNIEIYELGSPEEKSSPWSSTILILKLTSSDGRVGFGEAPTTMMTLPVKESMNEVARVFQGKNYFDIEKNLRDYYRNAFYVAKSVEETAALSAFEIASWDLIGKNLGSPIYNLLGGRFNEKIRGYANGWYSDCVSPEDFVSKAKSLVSRGYSAFKFDPFGSNYDKITVDGVKKAQEIVAQMRSSLGEGVDLLIECHGRFSPKYAIMAGKALEEYNPLFIEEPIHPELERFLPEFRARVDIPVALGERLLNKEDFARYISDGMVDVIQPDLTNSKGILEAKKIGAIAESFGISVAYHNAFGPVQTAATLNVDYTLPNFLIQESFEESWPSWKKNLFTGYSVENGTMALSGKPGLGIEVNEKLLENSKVSGMEPLGTEPPWVVSGTFKP encoded by the coding sequence ATGGAAACTATAAAAAACATAGAAATATACGAACTTGGGTCTCCTGAAGAAAAGTCCTCTCCATGGAGCTCTACAATACTTATACTGAAACTCACATCCTCTGATGGAAGGGTTGGCTTCGGCGAAGCGCCTACCACGATGATGACACTTCCTGTGAAAGAAAGCATGAATGAGGTTGCCAGGGTATTCCAGGGCAAGAATTATTTTGATATAGAAAAAAATCTAAGGGATTACTATAGAAATGCCTTTTACGTAGCGAAATCCGTTGAGGAAACAGCAGCATTGAGCGCATTTGAGATTGCATCATGGGACCTGATAGGGAAAAACCTCGGGTCACCAATCTATAATTTGCTGGGTGGCAGATTTAACGAAAAAATCAGGGGATATGCCAACGGGTGGTATTCCGATTGTGTTTCTCCTGAAGATTTTGTTTCAAAGGCAAAATCCCTTGTCTCACGTGGATATAGTGCATTTAAATTCGACCCATTCGGAAGCAACTATGATAAAATAACCGTGGATGGGGTAAAAAAAGCACAGGAAATAGTGGCACAGATGAGATCAAGCCTCGGTGAAGGTGTAGATTTATTAATTGAATGCCACGGAAGGTTTTCTCCAAAATATGCCATAATGGCAGGAAAAGCACTGGAGGAATATAACCCGCTGTTTATAGAGGAGCCAATACATCCTGAACTTGAAAGGTTCCTGCCAGAATTCAGGGCCAGGGTAGATATTCCGGTGGCACTTGGTGAAAGGCTGCTTAACAAGGAAGATTTTGCCAGGTACATTTCCGATGGAATGGTGGATGTTATACAACCGGATTTAACCAATTCCAAAGGCATTCTGGAGGCAAAAAAAATCGGTGCAATTGCAGAATCATTCGGAATTTCCGTAGCATACCACAATGCCTTCGGCCCGGTGCAGACGGCGGCAACGTTAAATGTTGATTACACCCTTCCAAATTTCTTAATACAGGAAAGTTTTGAAGAATCATGGCCATCATGGAAAAAGAACCTTTTCACAGGATATTCTGTGGAAAACGGTACAATGGCATTATCAGGGAAACCAGGGCTTGGCATTGAGGTAAACGAAAAACTTCTGGAAAATAGCAAAGTATCAGGGATGGAGCCGCTGGGTACAGAACCACCATGGGTAGTCTCAGGTACTTTTAAGCCATAA
- a CDS encoding V-type ATP synthase subunit I, whose translation MLKPVKMTKIRIIGLNTYKNKIVDDMHDLNVIQIENAEPEVAKVFNTQGSNANYKVLSENLSRFKGFLSILPQREVKHKKYYSSPEEVLEDISKIYIAGELNKLKDDEEKLTAKIQENKITLKPLELLSGFGEDLSILNNDYVESFIIKSSDETESLKTDYATFINLNNGYSTVTINRKNEPEFLSILSSKTYDMMKIPELNGTVKENIELIHNTINEASNAIEGIKSSLNALSDKYYEPVAQITEQLEIYVKEEEILSNIAFSENAFALEGWIPESEYEKVSSVLNEDSNNTMFIQKIETKEDPPTKLSNPKHFKIFEFFIRFYSLPEEYEFDPTMIFALVFPVFFGLMVGDAGYGLVILLISLFIIHRVDHPPAKSHIPKKLSGFILMIMGKNSLKTLAKALIPSSIIAIIFGIVFNEFFGFTIYPVPFRLSSTPVPVIHIGELLMISGYIGLAFVTFGFVLGIINNAYINHRKAAVAKVGWILMAWAFAILGLNLIHRVSLSPLETSSLIGYVMLIVGFITVVVFEGTLSLMEIPSIISHILSYTRIVGILLASVVLVLVIDTVFRATLSDPFYFIIIGVVVLVVGQLFNLIIAVFEPGIQGARLLYVEFFSKFYFGNGKPFSPFGSNRRFTLKKFDKK comes from the coding sequence ATGCTAAAGCCCGTGAAGATGACAAAAATCAGGATTATTGGCCTGAATACGTATAAAAATAAAATAGTAGATGATATGCATGATCTAAATGTTATACAGATAGAGAATGCAGAACCTGAGGTTGCAAAGGTATTCAACACCCAGGGCTCCAACGCCAATTACAAGGTTTTATCTGAAAATCTATCACGGTTCAAGGGATTTCTTTCAATACTTCCACAGAGGGAAGTTAAACATAAAAAATACTACAGTTCTCCGGAGGAAGTCCTGGAAGATATATCAAAAATATACATAGCCGGCGAATTAAACAAACTCAAAGATGATGAAGAGAAACTTACAGCAAAGATCCAGGAAAATAAGATTACCTTAAAACCACTGGAGTTATTATCGGGCTTTGGTGAAGATTTATCAATATTAAATAATGATTACGTTGAAAGTTTTATAATTAAATCGTCAGATGAAACTGAAAGTCTCAAAACAGATTATGCAACATTCATCAATTTAAATAATGGCTATTCAACCGTTACAATAAATAGAAAAAACGAACCAGAATTTCTTTCCATACTTTCATCAAAAACCTATGATATGATGAAGATCCCGGAATTGAACGGGACCGTAAAGGAAAATATAGAATTAATCCATAACACCATTAATGAAGCTTCAAACGCAATAGAGGGAATAAAATCATCCCTTAATGCATTGTCAGATAAATATTATGAACCTGTGGCACAGATAACAGAACAGCTTGAAATATATGTGAAAGAAGAAGAAATTTTAAGCAATATTGCTTTTTCTGAAAATGCTTTTGCTCTCGAGGGATGGATTCCCGAATCTGAATATGAAAAAGTTTCTTCAGTGCTTAATGAAGATTCAAATAACACAATGTTTATCCAGAAGATAGAAACAAAGGAAGACCCTCCAACAAAACTCTCGAATCCAAAGCATTTTAAAATATTCGAATTTTTCATAAGATTCTATTCATTGCCAGAGGAGTATGAATTTGATCCGACAATGATATTTGCCCTTGTTTTCCCTGTATTTTTCGGTTTAATGGTTGGTGACGCAGGGTACGGCCTGGTTATCCTCCTGATATCACTGTTTATAATACACAGGGTTGACCACCCACCGGCAAAAAGCCATATACCAAAAAAATTATCCGGATTTATTCTCATGATAATGGGGAAGAATTCTTTAAAAACACTTGCAAAAGCACTTATACCATCTTCAATAATCGCAATAATATTTGGTATAGTATTCAATGAATTCTTTGGATTTACCATATATCCGGTGCCATTCAGGCTCAGTTCCACTCCGGTGCCGGTCATACATATTGGAGAATTGCTGATGATTTCCGGTTATATCGGGCTTGCTTTTGTCACCTTCGGCTTCGTCCTTGGAATAATTAACAATGCATATATAAATCACAGAAAAGCTGCAGTGGCTAAAGTAGGGTGGATACTGATGGCATGGGCCTTTGCAATACTCGGCCTTAATCTAATACACAGGGTCAGCCTTAGCCCCCTGGAAACATCCTCACTTATTGGCTATGTAATGCTCATAGTTGGCTTTATAACCGTAGTTGTTTTCGAAGGCACACTTAGCCTTATGGAAATTCCATCAATTATTTCACACATACTTTCATACACAAGGATTGTAGGGATACTCCTGGCATCTGTTGTCCTGGTCCTTGTCATAGATACCGTATTCAGGGCAACATTATCTGACCCATTTTATTTTATAATAATCGGTGTTGTGGTGCTGGTTGTAGGGCAGCTGTTCAATCTAATAATAGCTGTATTTGAGCCAGGCATACAGGGCGCAAGGCTTCTATACGTGGAATTCTTCTCTAAATTTTATTTTGGAAATGGAAAGCCGTTTTCACCATTCGGGAGCAACAGGCGTTTTACCCTGAAGAAATTCGACAAAAAATAA
- a CDS encoding V-type ATP synthase subunit H — protein MTEIDELKVIKNKEEAKKRSIAELKEEMEKQLNQQIAECNEKAKNLENQIINDYNKAIEEIKKSESRKMADALDTQRARSNVMKVDISNRKLEEKVYNLILEYITKM, from the coding sequence ATGACAGAAATAGATGAATTGAAGGTAATTAAAAACAAAGAAGAAGCAAAAAAACGTTCCATAGCAGAGCTAAAGGAGGAAATGGAAAAACAGTTAAACCAGCAAATAGCTGAATGCAATGAAAAGGCAAAAAACCTGGAAAATCAAATAATAAATGATTACAATAAAGCCATAGAGGAAATAAAGAAATCAGAAAGCAGGAAAATGGCTGATGCACTTGATACCCAGAGAGCCAGATCAAATGTAATGAAAGTTGACATATCTAACAGAAAGCTTGAAGAGAAAGTGTATAATCTTATTCTGGAATATATTACTAAAATGTGA
- a CDS encoding V-type ATP synthase subunit D: MANTVRLTRIELINTKKRIKVASRGLELLKMKRQSLVMEFFKISNEVRGLRENIKNDIEKGLNAIKVAEIIDGTLEIERISYMFSSPEIKIGGKNIMGVTIPEMSAQAGKKIIDDSYLANSVPVSIYDAITLFNKIFKELLEVSQKESSMRKLLNEIDKTNRRSNAIENIMIPRFNNNYKIIREHLDELERDSFATLKFVKSHVVSTGENNK, from the coding sequence ATGGCAAATACTGTAAGACTTACCAGAATAGAACTTATAAATACGAAAAAACGGATAAAAGTAGCTTCTAGAGGACTCGAACTCCTGAAAATGAAAAGACAATCCCTGGTAATGGAATTCTTTAAAATTAGCAATGAGGTCAGAGGGCTTAGAGAAAACATCAAAAATGATATAGAAAAAGGGTTGAATGCAATTAAAGTGGCAGAGATAATAGATGGAACTCTTGAAATCGAAAGAATTTCATACATGTTTTCTTCGCCAGAAATTAAAATAGGCGGGAAAAATATAATGGGTGTTACAATTCCTGAAATGTCAGCCCAGGCAGGAAAAAAGATAATTGACGATTCATATCTTGCAAATTCTGTTCCTGTGTCAATCTATGATGCAATTACACTCTTTAATAAAATATTCAAAGAGCTTCTGGAAGTTTCCCAGAAAGAATCATCAATGCGCAAATTGTTAAATGAAATAGACAAGACAAACAGGAGATCCAATGCAATAGAAAATATAATGATTCCAAGGTTTAACAACAACTATAAAATCATCAGGGAGCATCTGGACGAATTGGAAAGGGATTCATTTGCAACCCTGAAATTTGTAAAAAGCCATGTAGTTTCAACTGGAGAAAATAATAAATAG
- a CDS encoding V-type ATP synthase subunit B translates to MSDIIYRSISQINGPLLFVDDVKNASYNEIVSIILDNGERVKGQVLETRNGVAVVQVFGSTTSMSPKSTGVSFTGSTFKLPVSDDMLGRIFNGFGEPVDNGPKIYSKDKVDITGAAINPYSREEPSEFIETGISTIDGMNTLVMGQKLPIFSGAGLSHNRLATQIAKQAKTLKGGEKFGVVFGAIGITSEEANYFMKQFESSGALSESVIFLNLASDPSMDRIILPRVALTTAEYLAYEKDMNMLVILTDMTNYCEALREISSSREEIPGRRGYPGYMYTDLSTIYERAGKIKGRNGSITQIPILTMPGDDITNPVPDLTGYITEGQITLSRDLSRKDIYPEVDVLLSLSRLMNQGIGSDHTREDHRGLADQLYSSYAKGKDARALSEIVGEEALSVSDKKYLQFAEDFESKYVNQGDTDRSIEETLNLGWDLLSILPKEEMKKVKSAYIPKYGKWEE, encoded by the coding sequence GTGTCTGATATTATTTACAGGTCAATTTCACAGATAAATGGTCCACTTCTATTTGTGGACGACGTGAAAAATGCATCGTATAATGAAATTGTTAGCATAATACTGGATAACGGAGAGCGTGTTAAAGGCCAGGTACTTGAAACCAGGAACGGCGTTGCGGTTGTCCAGGTGTTCGGTTCAACTACCAGCATGAGCCCAAAGAGTACCGGGGTATCGTTCACAGGAAGCACATTCAAGCTTCCAGTATCTGATGATATGCTTGGCAGAATATTCAATGGATTCGGTGAACCGGTAGACAATGGCCCGAAGATTTATTCAAAGGATAAGGTAGATATCACAGGTGCTGCAATCAATCCATATTCACGTGAAGAGCCAAGTGAATTCATAGAAACGGGAATATCAACCATAGATGGAATGAATACACTTGTTATGGGACAAAAGCTTCCAATATTCTCTGGAGCAGGATTATCCCATAACAGGCTGGCGACACAGATAGCGAAGCAGGCAAAAACCCTGAAAGGCGGAGAAAAATTTGGTGTTGTATTTGGCGCTATTGGAATAACAAGTGAGGAAGCAAACTATTTCATGAAGCAATTTGAGTCGTCAGGCGCACTGTCAGAATCCGTAATATTCCTGAATCTGGCATCAGATCCATCCATGGACAGGATAATACTGCCCCGTGTTGCATTAACAACTGCAGAATACCTGGCATATGAGAAAGATATGAACATGCTGGTTATCCTCACAGATATGACAAATTACTGTGAAGCACTCCGTGAAATATCATCTTCAAGGGAGGAAATCCCTGGAAGGCGTGGATATCCTGGCTATATGTATACCGATTTAAGTACAATATATGAAAGGGCAGGAAAAATAAAGGGAAGGAACGGCTCAATCACACAGATACCTATTCTTACAATGCCAGGGGATGATATAACAAACCCGGTGCCTGACCTTACAGGATATATAACTGAAGGGCAGATAACACTATCAAGAGACCTTAGCAGGAAGGATATATATCCAGAGGTAGATGTCCTTTTATCCTTATCACGTCTCATGAACCAGGGTATAGGGTCTGACCATACCAGGGAAGACCACAGAGGCCTGGCCGATCAGCTATATTCCTCATATGCAAAGGGAAAAGACGCCAGAGCATTAAGTGAGATTGTTGGCGAAGAAGCTTTGAGTGTATCAGATAAAAAGTACCTTCAATTTGCAGAGGATTTTGAAAGCAAATACGTAAACCAGGGAGATACTGACCGTTCCATAGAAGAAACTTTGAATCTTGGATGGGACCTGCTTTCAATTTTGCCTAAAGAGGAAATGAAAAAGGTAAAATCCGCATATATACCAAAATACGGGAAATGGGAGGAATAA